A single Coregonus clupeaformis isolate EN_2021a chromosome 39, ASM2061545v1, whole genome shotgun sequence DNA region contains:
- the trappc1 gene encoding trafficking protein particle complex subunit 1 has protein sequence MTVHNLYIFDRNGSCLHYGEWNRKKQAGISKEEEFKLMYGMLFSIRSFCSKMSPLDMKDGFLTFQTSKYKLHYYETPTGIKIIMNTDLGVPNAKDILHQIYSTLYVEYIVKNPLCVLGEQLTSDLFTTRLDLYIRALPFFSPRAA, from the exons ATGACGGTTCATAACCTGTACATCTTTGATCGTAACGGAAGCTGTCTGCACTATGGGGAGTGGAACCGCAAGAAACAGGCCGGCATCTccaaggaggag gagtttAAGCTGATGTATGGGATGCTGTTCTCCATCAGATCCTTCTGCAGCAAGATGTCTCCCCTGGATAT GAAGGATGGTTTCTTGACCTTCCAGACCAGCAAGTATAAACTGCACTATTATGAGACACCAACTGGCATTAAGATTATAATGAACACAGACCTGGGAGTTCCCAACGCTAAAGATATACTGCACCAGATATACAGCACG CTCTATGTAGAGTACATAGTGAAGAATCCTCTGTGTGTTCTGGGGGAGcagctgacctctgacctcttcaCTACTAGACTGGACCTTTACATCCGGGCTCTGCCCTTCTTCAGCCCCCGCGCTgcataa